ATGAAATGTTTAGACAATGTAAAATTACTCCAAACATTCATTTAAGAAAAGGTGTTATTTTCAGTTTTTTGCTTTCTGTATTGTCGAGGCGTAATGCCTTCCATTGCCTTGAAGAATTTTGTAAAGTTAGTTGGCTCTTGGTAGGTCAGTTTGTGGCAAATTTCTTTGATGGTTAGGGTTTCATCGTCAAGCATTTTTTTTGCTTCAACGATAATTCGTTCTTCAACGTGGTCGCAAGGCGATTTGCCTGTGGTGAGTTTTATAGTGTTGCTAAAATGTGTCGGGTGAATAAAAAGCAACGAAGCAAAATCTTTGATGTGATACATAAAATTGATTTTGCCTATAAGTATGTCGTTAATGTGTTTGTCTAAAATGTAAAGAAACTCATTTGTTATCTCGTCTTTTCGCGTCAATATTTTGTCAGGTATTTTCAAATGTTAGTTCTATTTATTCGTCTGTTGAATGTTTGTACTGTGGTTCGGTAGGGTTGCACATAACGGCAGTCTGTGAAAAAATATTTTTTCAGCATTTACAAATGTAAAATAATTTCAATAATTTTAAGGGGAAATAAATATAAAAAATGCCTCAAATACAAGGTATCAACCGAGAACAAATAACTTTTTCAAACCTTGAAAGTCAGATAGCAAAAGACAATGAGATTCGATTTATAGATGCTCTTAGTCATTCATTTCACCTGCCAAGAGCGCAAAGG
This is a stretch of genomic DNA from Bacteroidia bacterium. It encodes these proteins:
- a CDS encoding helix-turn-helix domain-containing protein, whose amino-acid sequence is MTRKDEITNEFLYILDKHINDILIGKINFMYHIKDFASLLFIHPTHFSNTIKLTTGKSPCDHVEERIIVEAKKMLDDETLTIKEICHKLTYQEPTNFTKFFKAMEGITPRQYRKQKTENNTFS